A stretch of DNA from Pseudomonadales bacterium:
ACGACATCGTGCGCGAGTATGAGGATGGTGATCGATTCAAGTTTGTCGCCCTGCAGGAGCGTGGTGGAAAGGCAAAAGCGCTGAATGCGGGCGTGAAAGTTGCTGACGGAAATGTCATCGTCTTCAGCGATGCTTCCATCATGCTGGAAAAAGGTGCATTGCGCGCAATAGTCGCGCCTTTCGCAGATGAGAAAATCGGGTGTGTATCAGGAGAGGACCACATCCTGGGTAGCAGTGGAGAAGGTATGTATGGGCGCTATGAGCTCTGGTTGCGCAATCTTGAGTCGAAGGTTGATTCCATAGTTGGCGCCAGTGGCTGCTTTTACGCGCAGCGAGTTGAGACAACAAAGGCTTTCCCAGAAGGTGTAGCACCGGATTTCTTCTCGGTCCTGGAAACCGTGAAGAGTGGATATCGTGCGGTTACCTGTCCGGAAGCCAGAGGCAGAATGATCGCTACCGTATCAACCGACAAGGAATTTGAGCGAAAAGTGCGGACTGTGGTTCGCGGAATGGCGATGCTTTGGGACTTTCGAACTGCGCTGTTTCTTCCAGGCCGTCTTCGGTTCTCGATTTCATTGCTGTCTCACAAGCTCATTCGTTGGCTGGTTCCAATATTCATGATCGTTGCCTTTGTCAGCAGTATGATCCTGGCTATGGAGGGTGGGCTTTTCTGGGTAGCCTGCTTCCTGACACAGGTATTTGCATATGGCATTGCATTTACCGCATGGGTGGGAGTGATAGACGTCGAGCGATACCATCCCGTGCGAATACTGACATTCTTTATCTCTTCTAATGTTGCAATTCTGCAGGCATGGCTGATGTTTTTGAGTGGTCAAAGGATCGAAATCTGGCAACCGACGAACAGGCGCTAGCTTCGGTCAACTGTGACAGGGAGAACATCTGATGAGAATCGGGTTAATTCGAACGTGCTCCATCCTGCTTATTGCATTCAGTTTCTGCGATTCAGCAGCGCTGGCCGAATCGAACGGTGTCACGTCACTGCGAGAGAGTGAACAAGTGAAAAAGCTGATGGTTATCGGGGCCTCCTATGCGGGAGATTGGAAGATTACGTCGATAGGTGGATACCAGGTTATCAATCACGGCGTTGGTGGTGATGAGACAGAAGACATGCTGGCGCGATTGGATCAGGCACTTGCGAAGACGCGTCCCGATGCAGTGCTGATCTGGGGATTCATCAATGACATCACACGGACAGACGCGACCGAACTGGACAAAAAGCTCGAAACTGTGAAGGCGAATCTGTTAAAGATTGTGGAAAACGTCTCCAGTTTCGGTGCGCGTCCAATTCTTGCTACTGAAGTTACCTTGTCGCTTTATCGAACCTGGGACCAGCGAATAGTGCATTACGTCTATCAGTTGCTGGGAAAGGTTACTTACCCCGTTCATGTAAACAGATATGTACTGGCAACCAACGAGTGGCTAAGGCGATACGCGTCCGATGAACAGATCGCACTTCTGGACATAGAGCGAATACTTGGCGACGAGCATGGGGCGAGGTTGGCAAACTATACTCAGGAGGATGGAAGTCATCTGACTGAGAGCGCATACCAGGCTCTGACAGTGCAGGCGAATCGGCAACTACCGCCATTCCTGGCAACGCAGGATAGCAGTGTTCAGTAATGAAAGAGCCATCAACTACTGAATCCATGGAATTTTTTCCCGGAGGGGAGGGCGATCTGTTCGGCGTTACTCACCTGCCTGAGATGCCGCTGAACGATGTCGGATATGTATTTTGTCATCCTTTGGCCGAGGAGAAACTCTGGAGCCATCGAGTTTTCGTAAATTTCGCGCGTGAACTCGCTGCGGGTGGATCAGTGGCTTTGCGTTTCGACCACTTCGGGCACGGAGACAGCGATGGCGACTTTTCCGGGGTTTCCGTCGACTCAATGCTCAACGAAATTCATCATGCAAAGAAACACATGATAGATAAGTGTAGTTGGGTTAAACGCGTGGTTTTTCTAGGCTTAAGGATGGGTGCCAACAATGCCCTTGGAGCTGCTCGGCGTTATGGGGCTGATGCAGTAGTTGCCTGGGAGCCTATAACTGATGGCGGACGTTACAGTCAGGAGATACTGCGTACCAATATCGCGGCTCAAATGGCGACGTTTGGAGAGGTAAGAAAAAACAGGGAGGCGCTGGTAGAAGATCTTCGGTCAGGCAAGCACGTCAACGTTGAGGGCTATGAGATCACCCTACCACTATACGTGGGTATTGAGAGCATCTCGCTGGCAGAAAGCATTACCGCTCTTGGTGACACCCCGCTGCTGATCGTTAATGTAAACAGGTCAGAAAAAGGCACAACGTCCGCCTATGAAAAGGTGGTTTCGGAATCCCTGAATGCTGATGGCATACACAGAGTGGACCTGCGGATTGCAAAGGAAGAACCTTTTTGGCGTGAAATCCGCAGTTTTTATCAAAGGGCTGATGATCTTTATAGACAGACACAAAGCTGGCTAGATGAACTCGTCGATTAATCGAAGGCCCGTAAGTTTCAAGAATGCCGATGGAATCACCCTCACCGGTGTGCTCGAAATGCCGCACTCAGCCAGCAGCGACGTGGCTGTTGTGATGTTGTCCCCCGGCGTGAAAATGAGGGTAGCCCCCCACCGTCTATACAATAAACTGTCGAAGTGGTTTGTGGATCAGGGATTCACGGTACTGCGCTTTGATTTTTATGGATTGGGTGATTCCGAAGGGAGCTTGCCTGAGCGGCTGATGGCTGATTTTTACCGCCAGGTTCAACTTGGTCGTTACTGTTCCGATGTCGTCTCGGCAGTAGATTGGATTCGCGAAAACCTCGGAATTGATCGGTTTCTACTGGCTGGTCTTTGTGGCGGGGCGATTACCGGCCTTCTGGCAAGTCAGAAAATTGAAGGCGTTCTGGGACTTGTAGGCATCGGTATCCCTGTCATTCTTGATGGAAGCGATCTGGATCAGTTCAGTACGATAACTGAAGGGCAGAGAAATCAGTTGAAGCGGACCTATCTTCGAAAAGTGTTCGACGCAAAATCCTGGATACGGCTCCTTACGATGAAGACGGATATCCGGTTGCTGGTTCGATCATTATTCGGTAAACGGGTTGCTCACACGCCCTCCCGCAACACAGCGGGCATGGGGGCAGACAACAGTAATCCTCTGTTCGCACCAGCCTTCTTCAAATTCACAGACATGGACAGGCGGCTTCTGCTGATATTCAGTGGGGGAGATCGACTGGCATGGGAATTCGAAGAGAAGTTTTCGGCCCGATTTCCCCAGGAGCTTTCAGAAGTGGGAGACCTCTGTCAGATACGAACCATTCCCAACGCCAATCACATTGTGTCTGATTTGGCTGGTCAGAAGGCATTGTTTGACATTCTGGGAACGTGGATTCAATCGCATCGCAAAATTTTGGATCCGTCACGGTGAATGTCAGGCCAATCACTGTTCTGGACCTGAGAGACTCACCCTGGGTGGACGGTCCTGGGCGTACTATTCTTGATTGTGCAGAGTCGATGGATCCAGGCAAAGTTCGAGTAGTGATCGGTACCTTTGATGGAGGGGCGGCGGCTAACGGCGCCTATGCGTCAGATGCCTGCAGACGCGGCCTCCCTGTGGAAATAATTCACGAATCGGGTCCTCTTGACCCTTCGATACCACGCCAGATCATTCACCTGATTGATAAGCATCAAGTGGACATACTCCATACACATGATGCGAGGACGGACTTATTCGGAGTGGTTGTGGCTCGCCGACGTCCCGTTGTTCTGGTAAGTACTGTCCATGGCTGGATTTCTAATTCGGTAAAAGCCAGATTTATTAACTGGCTGGATAAGCGGCTGCTGAGGAGAATGGATTGTGTCATCGCCGTTTCCGAAGATACCCGTGAAAAGCTGGGCCATTCTTTTCCAAAGGCCAGGACAATAGTGATACCCAATGCACTGCGCACCGAGAACTATCTGTCCGGCAACGATGCTTCGCAATTTCGAGCGGAGAACGGATTCAGAGAAAGCGATGTGTTGATCGCGAATATCGGCAGGTTGAGTCCGGAAAAAGGTCAGGCACTGTTTCTGAATGCTGGCGAGCAGATTCTCAAGCGTTGCAGAGACGCCAGGCTGGTATTAATAGGGATAGGTCAGGACGAGTCTAAGCTGCGGGAACTGGCCAGCAGGCTCGGGATACTGGCGAAAGTACGTTTTCTCGGGTTTGTTCAGGACATGCGCCAGGTGTATCCGGCTCTCGATCTGGTCGTTCAAAGCTCCTACACGGAAGGCATGCCAAACGTCATACTGGAGTCGCTGTTGTTGAATACTCCGGTTATCGCCACTGCGGTTGGCGGAACACAGGAAATCATAGTGAATCAGCAACATGGGGTACTGATTCCTTCGGGAGATGTGTCCGCCTTAGTCGCTGCGATGGGCGAATTTCTGGAAAACCGCGATCGGCACCGGATTATGGCATGCGAAGGCGGAGCTCGGATCCGAAAGGATTTCGATCATAACCGCCGCGTGCAGATGCTGAAAAACCTCTATTCATCATTGACGGGTCGCGCCCATGAGTCCCCGGCATGATCTATATTGGATTACTGATCGTGTTCTTTCTGGAATACACACGACCTCATGATCTGCTGCCTTTTATTGTGACCATCAAGCTGTATTCCGTCCTTCCCATTCTTCTATTCCTTACAGCCAGTTTTCAGCGAAGCAGGATCTCCAATGCCCAGGTTTGGAGTTCGCTGCAGGCGAAGATGCTTATTGTCTTTCTGTTGATGAGTCTGCTCGCAATCGGTTTGGGCTGGAACAGAATGATGGCCCAGGAGATGTTTACAACCATTCTTGGTTATCTACTTCTCTTCTTTCTGGTCGCAAAATCGATAGACAGTACCGAAAGGGTGAGAGGGCTGTTTGTCATGCTGATTGCGATTCACGTTTATCTCATCGCACGAAATCCGGATATCGTTCTCAGCCCGGATGTCAGAGACTACATTCAGCACGTCGCCTTTCTGGGTGACGGAAACGATTTTGCGCTTTCCGTAGTTATCGTCATACCTATGTGTCTGTATATTTTTTCCTCATCGAGGTCGAAAGTTCTGAAACTCCTGGTGCTTTCTATCGGCGGATTGCTGCTGTTTTCCATAATGGGCTCTCAATCTCGAGGTGCGACACTGGCATTGGGAGGTGTGGGGATCTATCTCTGGACGCAAAGCCGGCGAAAAGGAGTTGGAATACTGATCGGCGGACTTGTCGTGGGCGTAGTCCTGGTTTTTGCATCTGATGTTTATCTGAGTCGCCTCTCTACGATCTCACAGTACGAACAGGAGGGCTCCGCTGTAGGACGTATCGAAGCGTGGAAGGCGGCCATCTGGATGGCTAATCATAATCCGGTTTTTGGTGTCGGAGCCGGTGGTTTTCAGATGGGACACGCCGCCTACCATCATGGGGAATCGAAAGCCGCGCATTCCATGTATTTTCATGTACTGGGTGAGTATGGATACGTTGGGCTGGTAATGCTTCTCATGTTTCTCATCAATGCGTATCGCATGATTCAACGTCAGATAAGAAATGTGAACCCATGGGCTTTGCGCGGGAAACTGGAGAAGGAGCGATCCCTGCTGGTTTATATGAACGCTAGTCTTATTGGATTCTCGATTGCGGCTGCTTTCCTGTCGGTGTTCTATTACCCGCATCTGTATGTCATGGGTGGATTGTGTCTTGCGGTAAATCAGATTGTTGATAGTCGGATGAAGGCAATGCTCGAGGCGGAAAAGGCTGGATCGGGAGCATCTGATGCGAAGGCTGGGAAGCAGGTATCCGAATTGCGACTCGGCGCACTTCAGCGATGAAAGTCCTTTTCATCAGTCAAATAGTTCCGTATCCGCCGCACGGAGGAGTTCTACAACGCGGTTTCAACCTCATACGTGAACTGGGTAGCCGAGTGGATCTTCATCTGGTTGCATTCAATCATCCGGACATACTTTGCAGCGAAGCACAGATAGCAGAAAGTAAGCGAGTTCTCTCTCCATACTGCCGGTCAATTACATATTTCGAATTGCGGACGAAACGCTCTTCGCTGTACAAATGGGCTGCGGTCATAGCGGGAGTCGTCGACAGGCGGCCTTTCAGTGCCATTGCGCACGAATCCGTCGATCTTGAGGATTACATAAGAGAGCTTCTGGAGAAAGAAGATATTGATGTCATTCACTATGACACGATCGGGCTTGCACACTATCGGAAACTTGCTCCCGAAATCCCGTCCGTACTGACCCATCACAATATCGAGTCCCAGCTCATGGCCCGACGATCGAGAAATGAACGGTGGCCGCGCAACTTCTATGCGTCATTGCAGGCGAAAAAACTGTTGAGATACGAATCTGACCAGTGCGTGAAGTTCGATGCGAATGTTGTCGTTTCTGCGATCGATGAGCGTGTGCTCAAGGAAAATGTGCCAGGGTTGCACACCGTTGTGGTTCCGAACGGTGTCGATGTGGACTACTTTCGACCCGGTACTGAATCTGCAGGTCACTCCGTGGTCTGGGCAGGCGGAATGAACATGTTCGCAAATAGCGATGCTGTGATGCATTTCACTCGGTCCATCTGGCCTGTAATCGCGGATGCTCAACCAGATGCTGTTTTTCACATAGTCGGCCAGGATCCGCCGGCCGAACTGGTGGAAATGGCGAAACACGATACATCATTGAAGATCCATGGGTTTGTAGACGACGTCAGACCAATCATCCAGCAGGCATCGGTTTACGTTGTTCCAATCAGAGTCGGAGGTGGTACACGGCTCAAGGTGTTGGATGCGCTGGCGTCGGGTAAAGCAATTGTTTCTACTAGCGTTGGATGTGAAGGTATCGATGTGGTGGACGGGTTGAATATCCGTATCGCCGATGACACCAGGTCGTTTGCGTCCACGGTCCTGGAGCTCTTCTCGAGCGGCACTGATCGGCAACAGTTGGGAAGGCAGGCGCGGCTTCTGGCTGAAGCCTCCTATTCCTGGAGGCCGATTGCCGCGCGATTGGTGGATGCATATCAGTATATTTCGAAAAAACCGGCACAGATAACTCTGGAGCACCGTGGCCGTTCCGTTTGAAGGAGCCTATTCCGTACTGCCTGTCGCAGTACAGAATGCTGCGATTTCAGCCTATGGCTGGTGGCTGGATCGTAAACGCTATAGCGGCCGTTTCAGCGAGTATGTGCAGTTTCTCGAAGAATCGCAGTGGTGGAGCGGCGAACGTCTATGGGAATGGCAGAATACCCGGCTTAGGGAAATCGTCAAACATGCCATCGCCCACGTGCCGTTGTACAGAGAGCGGTATGGTGCGCTTGGGATAACTGCTGACGACCTGCGTAGTCAGGAAGACCTGCAGTTTCTACCGGTGCTGACCCGACAGGATGTCATAGAAAGGGCGGCTGACCTGATATCCGTAACCACCGATAAAGCAAGTCTCACAATGGGGCATACCAGCGGTACGACGGGATCGCCGTTGCAGGTTTACTACGACGCCAGTACCACTCAGATGACCTACGCGATGCTTGACCGGCAGTATAGATGGGCAAGTGCTCGATTCGGCCATCGTGGAGATCGAGTTGCCGTTCTCCGGGGTAACGTGATCGTTCCATTGAGTCAGAAATCTGCACCGTTCTGGCGATACAACAGATATCACAATCAATTGCTTCTTTCTGCATTTCATCTTTCGGATACTACAATCCCCGCATACATCGAAGAAATGCGAAGATTCAATCCGGCGATTGTCGATGGTTATCCGTCGACGCTTTACGTTCTGGCCAGGTACCTTCTTCAAAACGGGTTGGTATTCCCGGTCAGGGCGGTGATCAGCGCATCCGAAACACTGTATGAATTTCA
This window harbors:
- a CDS encoding glycosyltransferase family 2 protein, with protein sequence MIAATAFWFSFLSVVYAYAFYPLVLVVMSRWPVNTRKAASAYSLPRVSIVIPAHNEAMVLRQKIENTLSLEYPAGLRQIIVVSDGSQDATNDIVREYEDGDRFKFVALQERGGKAKALNAGVKVADGNVIVFSDASIMLEKGALRAIVAPFADEKIGCVSGEDHILGSSGEGMYGRYELWLRNLESKVDSIVGASGCFYAQRVETTKAFPEGVAPDFFSVLETVKSGYRAVTCPEARGRMIATVSTDKEFERKVRTVVRGMAMLWDFRTALFLPGRLRFSISLLSHKLIRWLVPIFMIVAFVSSMILAMEGGLFWVACFLTQVFAYGIAFTAWVGVIDVERYHPVRILTFFISSNVAILQAWLMFLSGQRIEIWQPTNRR
- a CDS encoding alpha/beta hydrolase, producing MKEPSTTESMEFFPGGEGDLFGVTHLPEMPLNDVGYVFCHPLAEEKLWSHRVFVNFARELAAGGSVALRFDHFGHGDSDGDFSGVSVDSMLNEIHHAKKHMIDKCSWVKRVVFLGLRMGANNALGAARRYGADAVVAWEPITDGGRYSQEILRTNIAAQMATFGEVRKNREALVEDLRSGKHVNVEGYEITLPLYVGIESISLAESITALGDTPLLIVNVNRSEKGTTSAYEKVVSESLNADGIHRVDLRIAKEEPFWREIRSFYQRADDLYRQTQSWLDELVD
- a CDS encoding alpha/beta fold hydrolase; translation: MNSSINRRPVSFKNADGITLTGVLEMPHSASSDVAVVMLSPGVKMRVAPHRLYNKLSKWFVDQGFTVLRFDFYGLGDSEGSLPERLMADFYRQVQLGRYCSDVVSAVDWIRENLGIDRFLLAGLCGGAITGLLASQKIEGVLGLVGIGIPVILDGSDLDQFSTITEGQRNQLKRTYLRKVFDAKSWIRLLTMKTDIRLLVRSLFGKRVAHTPSRNTAGMGADNSNPLFAPAFFKFTDMDRRLLLIFSGGDRLAWEFEEKFSARFPQELSEVGDLCQIRTIPNANHIVSDLAGQKALFDILGTWIQSHRKILDPSR
- a CDS encoding glycosyltransferase family 4 protein, with protein sequence MKVLFISQIVPYPPHGGVLQRGFNLIRELGSRVDLHLVAFNHPDILCSEAQIAESKRVLSPYCRSITYFELRTKRSSLYKWAAVIAGVVDRRPFSAIAHESVDLEDYIRELLEKEDIDVIHYDTIGLAHYRKLAPEIPSVLTHHNIESQLMARRSRNERWPRNFYASLQAKKLLRYESDQCVKFDANVVVSAIDERVLKENVPGLHTVVVPNGVDVDYFRPGTESAGHSVVWAGGMNMFANSDAVMHFTRSIWPVIADAQPDAVFHIVGQDPPAELVEMAKHDTSLKIHGFVDDVRPIIQQASVYVVPIRVGGGTRLKVLDALASGKAIVSTSVGCEGIDVVDGLNIRIADDTRSFASTVLELFSSGTDRQQLGRQARLLAEASYSWRPIAARLVDAYQYISKKPAQITLEHRGRSV
- a CDS encoding O-antigen ligase family protein; the encoded protein is MIYIGLLIVFFLEYTRPHDLLPFIVTIKLYSVLPILLFLTASFQRSRISNAQVWSSLQAKMLIVFLLMSLLAIGLGWNRMMAQEMFTTILGYLLLFFLVAKSIDSTERVRGLFVMLIAIHVYLIARNPDIVLSPDVRDYIQHVAFLGDGNDFALSVVIVIPMCLYIFSSSRSKVLKLLVLSIGGLLLFSIMGSQSRGATLALGGVGIYLWTQSRRKGVGILIGGLVVGVVLVFASDVYLSRLSTISQYEQEGSAVGRIEAWKAAIWMANHNPVFGVGAGGFQMGHAAYHHGESKAAHSMYFHVLGEYGYVGLVMLLMFLINAYRMIQRQIRNVNPWALRGKLEKERSLLVYMNASLIGFSIAAAFLSVFYYPHLYVMGGLCLAVNQIVDSRMKAMLEAEKAGSGASDAKAGKQVSELRLGALQR
- a CDS encoding glycosyltransferase; amino-acid sequence: MDGPGRTILDCAESMDPGKVRVVIGTFDGGAAANGAYASDACRRGLPVEIIHESGPLDPSIPRQIIHLIDKHQVDILHTHDARTDLFGVVVARRRPVVLVSTVHGWISNSVKARFINWLDKRLLRRMDCVIAVSEDTREKLGHSFPKARTIVIPNALRTENYLSGNDASQFRAENGFRESDVLIANIGRLSPEKGQALFLNAGEQILKRCRDARLVLIGIGQDESKLRELASRLGILAKVRFLGFVQDMRQVYPALDLVVQSSYTEGMPNVILESLLLNTPVIATAVGGTQEIIVNQQHGVLIPSGDVSALVAAMGEFLENRDRHRIMACEGGARIRKDFDHNRRVQMLKNLYSSLTGRAHESPA
- a CDS encoding GDSL-type esterase/lipase family protein — protein: MRIGLIRTCSILLIAFSFCDSAALAESNGVTSLRESEQVKKLMVIGASYAGDWKITSIGGYQVINHGVGGDETEDMLARLDQALAKTRPDAVLIWGFINDITRTDATELDKKLETVKANLLKIVENVSSFGARPILATEVTLSLYRTWDQRIVHYVYQLLGKVTYPVHVNRYVLATNEWLRRYASDEQIALLDIERILGDEHGARLANYTQEDGSHLTESAYQALTVQANRQLPPFLATQDSSVQ